The segment CGTCGCTTCGGCCTTGCGCAGGATCTGCAGCAGCATCGCGCGGTCCCGAGGCACCGCCAATCCGATGGAGATCGGCGGAATATCCAGTGGGCCGAGCACGACGAGATCATCGTCGCGACGCTCGAGCAGCAGCATCTGCGTGCGCGATGCCGTAGCTCCGATATAGGCGTCGGCCTTGCCGGTAGCCACCAGGTCCAGGGCTTGCCGGCCATCGTCCGCGAACACGAGGGTCGCCTCGGGAAACCGCTTCGCGAGCTGGTCGGCGATACCATGGAAATCGCGTTCGATGGCCATGCGCGCATGCGCAAGATCGCTCTCCGAGCGGATGCGCTCATCGCCCTTGCGGCTGACCAGGATCAAGGCTCCTTGCCCATAGGGCTTGAGCATGTCGAACCCGGCCTTCTGCGCCTGGGAGGCCGACATGGCGGCCAGCAGGTCGTAGGGGTTGTCCGAGCGATCCGAAGCCGTCACCCGCATGTCGGTATAGGGATGGAAGACGAGTCGCAGGCCGGCCTTGCCTGCCAGCAGTCGGGCATAGTCGACACCGAAGCCTTCCGGCCGCCCGGCCACCCAGGTCTCCGCCGGCAGATGATCGCCTGCGTATACGCCTACATTCACAACCGCATGTTGGTGACGCCAGGTGTCCTCTTCGGGTGTCAGCGTCAGCACGCTGCTGTTCGAGTCCTTGCCGGCAGACGTCGAATCGTCCTGTACGCCGCCACCCTGCCCTGCGCAGGCCTGCGCCGCCATACCAAGGCACCAGGCGAGCGCCAGCCAGGGGACCCTGCGCCATCTCGAGCGGCGCGCGACCTGCGGCCCGTGGTTCGGGCGATAGTGTGTCGCGTCACTGTGAAAAACGTCATTGACGTCCATGGGTGCGCCCGGATTCCAGCCAGCCAAGGAGGGGTGGAGCTTAGTGACCCGACTACATCATGCTCTATAAGAATTGTCTGAAGACGCCCCGGCAAGGAGTAAGGCTTTATCGCCTCTGCTTGCCATGCGCAATCGGCTAACCTACAGCCCAAACTGGCGTACGACCTGAACAGCCATGACCCTGCGCATCATTCTGGCCGATGACCATCCCATAGTCCGCAGCGGTGTCCGCACCCTGCTGGAGAGCCACTCCCAGACCAGCGTGGTCGCCGATGTCGGTTCGCCGGGCGAACTGATCGACGCGATTCACACGCATCCCTGCGACATCGTCCTTACCGATTTCAGCATGCCTGGTGGCCAGGTCGCCGACGGGCTGCACATGCTCGGCCTCATCCATCGGCGCTGGCCAACGCTGCCGGTGGTCGTCCTCACCATGGTCAACAACGCGGGCGTGCTCAACTCCATCCTCGCGACGGGCGTGCGCGGGCTGCTTGGCAAATCCGATGCGTTGACCGAACTGACTCTGGCGATACAGGCGGTTTCCCACGGACGCGACTACCTGAGCACGGCCATCCGCAAGACACTGGACATCGCGCGGACCGGCGCCCAGTTCTCCTCGCAACCCGTGCTTTCCA is part of the Dyella jiangningensis genome and harbors:
- a CDS encoding response regulator transcription factor, translated to MTLRIILADDHPIVRSGVRTLLESHSQTSVVADVGSPGELIDAIHTHPCDIVLTDFSMPGGQVADGLHMLGLIHRRWPTLPVVVLTMVNNAGVLNSILATGVRGLLGKSDALTELTLAIQAVSHGRDYLSTAIRKTLDIARTGAQFSSQPVLSKRETEVLRLFASGFTVSEIASQLNRSVKTISRQKMDGMAKLGLKSDLDVYAYAREHGMLT